The genomic stretch ATCCATACCAACTTTGGTACGGCGGTAATGTGATACCTCTTGCATATGGCTTTGAAATCCGTACAATCGAGCTCCGCAATGCAAACAGCCGTCACATTTCTCAGCTCGCTGGCCAGATCAATCCACACCTGTTTCATGGCGGTACAGAATGGGCAGCTGGGTTGAAAGAACTTCACAAAGGATTTCATACTTTTGATGCTTGAATCGAAACTTTTGTCGGTCAATGTAAAGACTTGCCCAGGAGCACAATTCTGGGGGGCATCTTCCTTTATCACGACTGATTTTTCGGTGGTTTTTTCGGACATAAAGCTACTCAGATTGTACGATTTTTTTGCGACTCCGTCGTCCTTTTCAAAGTACAGGAGAGTCGGATACATTGTGACATTGTTACTGATGCAAAATGACTCATATTTGGAGCAGTTTATGGCGCCAATGGCCAGGCTCGTGCTGGCCGTATTCTGGATCCCCATCAGCTTCCACAATATGCTATATAAACTATTGCAGCTCTCGCAGAGCGTTGCATAGAACTCGACTATGACATTCTTCTCCTTCAGATATGTTTCGAAATCGTCGGTGCTCCAGTCGATGGTTCGGTGATCGGTGTCCTCTACTCCTGATGCCGATGATTCAACCGATATTTCTAATAGAATGATGAATACCAATACAGCATTAAGTAAATATCGttgaaacattttcgttgGTAGTTCTTGTCATGTATTTCACGGCTGATTTTGTTCAACTATAGTGGTACatgatacatatacatatgtagttcgGTAGATAACTGGAAAATACAATCAATTCTAACTGTCAACAAATTTGACAGAAAATATCACCATATTTATCGTTAGACAACTAGCTGCTATTGTTCTTATATCTTCGAGATGGGATCCTTTGTACGCCATAATTTCATCGAAAAATTCTTATCAAGACTGCGGCCATTCTCTTAGCATatttcttttgcatttttcgcAATTTTCGCCGGGGGTAAACTCCTTTGAGGATCTCGTGCGGACTTCCTCCGGACTATCTTAAATGaatactaaaataaataaagattaATGCCATGTATTTGTTCGTAAATTCTGCACACATTTTGTAAAAGCCATTCTAATCAGAGTTTATTTGTCTTGAATTCAATTTGGAACTAAGATTGGCAGCTTAATGGCCAAATAGAGGGCAAGTGTGATAAGGTTCATCGACAGATAAGACCTTGTTCTGGCTCCTGACTTCTCGATGGATGTACCATTCGAGGCTATCACTTTCTCGACAAAGCTTTTGAAATGCTCCAACTCGGGATCGGGTTCGGCATCGTAGGCGCGAACTTTGCGGCCGTTCTCGTACCACAGGAAAGTCGGACTTGGTCTGATTTGCAGATGGTGGCAGATTTCTATCGATTTACTACAATCCAAGTCCGAAATGCAAATGGTGCCCTTGGGGTTCAGTTCCCGGGCCAGTTTGACCCATTTCAGCTTTGCCTGATCGGCCATGTAGCTGAGTGGGGGCTTAAAGATCATGATGAAAAATTTTCCAGTCTGGGTCAACAGATTAAAATTGTTGGTATTCAGCTGCAAGACCTCGTCATGCTTACAGGCCTCGGACACGggatcgtcatcatcatcgtcccCAACAACATCATCGTCAACATTAATGTCTTTTAAAGCTGCCATCCAGTCAAGAATTTCAGCACGTTGAGTTACAAAATTGAGCCCCTCGTGATTCCAGTGATGTGAAGTTTCATCATCATATGATAGTCCTCTTCGAATAGCTGCAACGATTGCCACCAGTAAGAGCAATCGTTGAAACATATTTGTTCGTAATACGCCTAATTTTAATGTGAGTGATACAAAAAACTTTTATGTATTGTCATAAAAATGAACTTTTAAGCCCGACTTCCTTATCTCCCAGGAAGATCACTAGTATCGAATGCAAAACCCTCGAAATGTATAAttttcttgtatatatttcattAGAAAAGTCATATAGATATGTTGGATTGGTTCGGCTTATTGAGTTTTAGAAACTTGTGGGGATTTcgcttaaaaattaattacacaTGCTTGTAGTATGTATGACAATGGTAGCAGAGTAGAGTTCGAATAGAGTTGAGTTAGCATGATCGTTGGCTGCTCAGTGCCACTGTCCGCCCTCGGTGAGCTTCCGGGGATCGATGGTCAGGCCGAGCTTCTCGAGCTTTCGCACCTTGCGCATCTGCTTGGTGAGCCGCCGCTTGAAGGTGATCTCCCTGTTGAGATTCATAATCTCGATGGTGTCGTACTGCCGTATGTTCTTGATGGTCTGCAGTAtcaaattgtccgtcaggtgCAGCTTGATGGTGGACATCTTCATGAAGGGCACATCCCGACGTCTCAGCTCCTCGCGGTACGCAAACAGGGTGTAGTGCAGGGAGGGCATCGAGGGCAGAGGACGCTCCAATTGAGGGAATAATAAATCGGCCATGACTCGAAAactatctgatctgatctgttCGCGTCGAGTTTCCGGAACGCACTGGTGTCATGGCTCATGCCAACTCTCGGTTTTATATCCCAGCCACTGGCTACCTGCGAGGGAAATCCTACTTCTTCTTAAGGAGGATTGCGATTGCTTGAGCCACCAGTATTCTTTTCTATGGAAATCCCTACGGTGGCAGCTGGCGCTCCGGACACCTTGCTACctgctgtggcagctgcaaATTGATATTCTCTACCGAGCCACGCGATTAGTCGGGAATTTTCCTTTCTCATTTCCTTAAAGCAATTCACGTATCACATAAACTCGGATTTCGATCGCTTTCGGTGCTGAAATTTTAATGAGCTCGCGACCTAGAAAAAAGACCACGCCAAAACGCAAATTTCATTTCTCCGTTCGTTCCATTCAATGGAATCGAGACTGCATTTGCTGTCGAGGACGTTTTTGGCGTAATTTTATGGCcatttgaaattgttttcctttACTGGTGCTGCCTTtgagctggtgctgctgccctgcctgcctgcctgtctgcctgcctgcctgcaatcgcaattaaaataaattgcattcacTCAAAGGATTGACTGTGACGACGATGGCGCACCGGACTGTTTTCAGAGCTGACTGACCAGCCAAACGGTGGGCTCCATTCCTGTATGCTCAAAAGGTTTAAAAACCCatcaaaaaaacgaaaaaatgtTATAGAATCCAGCgcgtttttatttaattagttCGAGGGTTGCTTAAAGAGCGTCAAAAGTCCTGTATTATCacagaaattaaatgaaattaattcatgaaagaaaatcaaaacaGAAGGATGTTTTCTCAAAGGATTTCTCAATGTAATGGAGGTGGAAGAACACTTTTGGAATCCATTTAATAAGTTGGGTAATCGCATGAATCTCTCTATTATGTAAACAAGTTTTGAGTGGTCTTCGTTGGATATTTTACTCATTTCGGCGTGAGCGGGccaagcgagtgagccgggggttggcgTATGAGTGAAGCGATCCTCAATCTTTGTAGGCAGCTTGGTACTAGAGTAGCTCCAAGATGGAGCAAAATGAGTTTTTGAATTTCTGAAATGAATCCTACGAGTCCAGGATTCAGAGAGAGCAGATACTATTCAACGAATACGGTTTTCTGTATGCTCTTGATAGTTCTGTATGGTTCCTCCTttttctattaatttctctCTGTTCTTTCCACTCATCATACATTCGATTAACATAATCCTCTACCACTGAATACTCAACGGGTCCTTGAATCAGGTACAGCACCCATGTTCATTTTCAAGCCCCACCTGGATTATTGCACCTTTCACTTGCCATAGATGCTTCATTATCATGTAAATGTTGTCTAAAACAAATGGCATTAAATTGGGCAGCTTATTCAAATTACATTCCAGTCAGTCAGTGTTGCATTTGGCCAGGCAAATGCTGTTGCCGAAAAATAAGCTAATTAAAATGGAGCACATagtttataaattatattttcggTTTGCGGTCTGCGTTGCCATTTTGGATTATTTATACGGCCcgaaaatggccaaaagtcCCCATATGCACACATAACAGAGGTAATGCgaaatatttgaattattttcgAGGGTGTTTTTAAAGGTTACTTAGTTCGCAGCCTTTTCATTCCCAAAGTTAATAATTGAACAAATTTGAGTGAATTGATAAGTTTTAAGTTACGAATTTATTGTGTGAAAAGGCAAAAGGTCGAAGATCTCGACTGGGAGATACCCTGCGAGAGGATTTTCAAGCTCGCAAATGTATCTTCCTATCGATTGCTTTAAAATTTAGTAGATTAGCAGTAGTACTGTAGTACGTGCATGCTCTAATTTAAGACAAGTACGTCATGCTCGAGTTGAGGGCGGAAAAAAGGCGAGTCATCCAAGAAAACCGTAACAAAAGGGGGACCTATAAATACACATCACCCACAACACTCGACTTATTCAAGAAAGAGCAAGCTTGTGCCCCGCATCACAGCCAAGCCCGCGATGTCCTTGTCTACTTGGATCGAGTAAAGAAGCTCTGGGGCTGGAGAGCCGCCGAGGATGAGCAGTGGAGGATACTCTATAATATCTGGGCTTTTGTCTGGaacatgctgctgctcgtCCTGCTGCCGTTGTCGATGTCCATGGAGTATGCGCAGAGGTTCAAAACTTCTCGCCGGGAGAGTTTTTTGGCTCCCTGGAGATCTGCGTGGACATGCAGCCAAGACACTGCTGGATGGCCTGGACCTGCGCTGCACCAGCGACGAGGAACGCGCCAGTGTGCACCGCTACGTGGCTCCGGCGAACCGGTGCTAGGTGCTATGTGGCATACCACATCCTTTACTCGGGATTCGTGGTTATCAATTGGACGGGCTACCTCCTGTTGGGCAGGCACGCCTGGCGGATGTACCTCCCTGGGCTGGACTCTGAGCGGAACTTTCTGGTGACCAGTTTCTTCGAGCTACTGCTGATGACCGCCGTGGTTACCATGAACCTCGCTCGCTGCCACATGGGTCTGCTCAAGGATCGCTTTACCAAACTACTCTCGGATCCCAGCAAATCTGAGGAGGAGCACCAGGAGGATCTGAATAGATACATCCAGGACCATTCCGAGATACTGGAGTAAGGTCATTGCCTCATCGTTTTAATAGGTACGGTCATTAGATAGCGGCCCTTAGATATGTGCATCTTCTGCGGCCCGTCTACTCGTCTACTACTCGTCTGGGACTGTCCATGATCCACATCAGGTTCTTTTCCAACTTCTGGACAGGAATTTGCACCATGTGCTTCATgtttgatgtgtgcctggaaaccTTTCCGTTCTGCTACTTGTGCAACATAATCACCGATCATTGCCAGGATCTAGCGGACAGTCTGTTCCAATCGAATTGGATGGCAGCCAGTCGTAGATACAAGTCCACGTTGGTCTACTTTCTGCACAACCTCCAGCAGCCGATTGTCCTCACAGCTGGCGGAATTTTTCCCATCTGCATGCAGACCAATTTATCGGTATGAACTGATATTTTCTGAATGAAACAGTATTGTATATTGCTTTTCGATTCTTTGAAGATGGCGAAGATGGCCTTTTCTGTGGTCACCATAATAAAGCAGTTCAATCTGGCGGATAAGTTTCAGTAGGAAAACACTACCAAACTTGACTAGAgcttgcaaatatttatttattatgtaaTGAAG from Drosophila pseudoobscura strain MV-25-SWS-2005 chromosome 4, UCI_Dpse_MV25, whole genome shotgun sequence encodes the following:
- the LOC6903207 gene encoding thioredoxin domain-containing protein 5 homolog, which codes for MAALKDINVDDDVVGDDDDDDPVSEACKHDEVLQLNTNNFNLLTQTGKFFIMIFKPPLSYMADQAKLKWVKLARELNPKGTICISDLDCSKSIEICHHLQIRPSPTFLWYENGRKVRAYDAEPDPELEHFKSFVEKVIASNEISVESSASGVEDTDHRTIDWSTDDFETYLKEKNVIVEFYATLCESCNSLYSILWKLMGIQNTASTSLAIGAINCSKYESFCISNNVTMYPTLLYFEKDDGVAKKSYNLSSFMSEKTTEKSVVIKEDAPQNCAPGQVFTLTDKSFDSSIKSMKSFVKFFQPSCPFCTAMKQVWIDLASELRNVTAVCIAELDCTDFKAICKRYHITAVPKLVWIDSNAFRVYNGGGKPLFIEQQSPLYEDKRKS
- the halo gene encoding uncharacterized protein halo; this encodes MADLLFPQLERPLPSMPSLHYTLFAYREELRRRDVPFMKMSTIKLHLTDNLILQTIKNIRQYDTIEIMNLNREITFKRRLTKQMRKVRKLEKLGLTIDPRKLTEGGQWH